A stretch of Paracoccus seriniphilus DNA encodes these proteins:
- a CDS encoding McrC family protein, whose product MLSKERHQTATGPVQLCRFDERSIDNRYNQALKAVLRILLGLALSPRTRATVAAFLHRFDEVSDRRVTVRGVGALRFDRTVRNWEPVFARAHWLLSGLYPDVRIGEAAGSALLFDMEKLFETVLGLRIRHACQTQHGGRLSLGLQSPVKNLATAGFQLRPDIAIQSGDETVAILDAKWKRLDLGDAYQMNAYASRYLCKRLALVYPAFRDCPPGRITEFVLMTEERPVLDVVAVDVRELAFGSGIPTSIDAIIPIERN is encoded by the coding sequence ATGCTATCAAAGGAGCGGCATCAAACCGCGACAGGTCCAGTCCAACTCTGTCGCTTCGACGAGCGCAGCATCGACAACCGCTACAATCAAGCGCTTAAGGCGGTCCTTCGGATCCTTCTAGGGCTCGCACTGAGCCCGAGGACCCGGGCGACGGTCGCGGCGTTTCTCCATCGCTTTGACGAGGTGAGTGATCGTCGGGTTACGGTTCGCGGCGTCGGCGCACTGCGGTTTGATCGGACCGTCCGGAACTGGGAGCCGGTGTTTGCGCGGGCCCACTGGCTGCTGTCAGGCTTGTACCCGGATGTTCGCATCGGCGAAGCAGCTGGTTCGGCGCTGCTGTTCGACATGGAGAAGCTCTTCGAGACGGTACTTGGACTGCGCATTCGGCACGCCTGTCAGACGCAGCATGGTGGTCGCCTTTCCCTCGGGCTCCAGAGCCCTGTGAAGAACCTCGCGACGGCGGGCTTCCAGCTGCGCCCCGACATCGCCATTCAGAGCGGAGATGAAACGGTCGCCATCCTCGATGCTAAGTGGAAACGCCTCGATCTCGGCGACGCGTATCAGATGAATGCCTACGCCAGTCGCTACCTCTGCAAGCGACTCGCGCTCGTTTACCCGGCCTTCAGGGACTGCCCGCCAGGAAGGATCACCGAGTTTGTGCTCATGACCGAAGAGCGGCCGGTCCTGGATGTCGTCGCGGTCGATGTTCGAGAGCTCGCCTTTGGCAGCGGGATCCCGACCAGTATCGATGCGATCATCCCTATCGAGCGGAACTGA